One segment of Cetobacterium sp. ZOR0034 DNA contains the following:
- a CDS encoding PTS sugar transporter subunit IIB: MKKILLLCAAGMSTSLLVTKMKNSAKEKGIEVEIEACPVEKFTDKLPAYDIFLLGPQVRFKQDELNLIAKEHNKRVEVINMMDYGTMNGKKVLEDALNHLK, from the coding sequence ATGAAAAAAATATTACTGTTATGTGCTGCTGGAATGTCAACGAGCTTACTTGTTACAAAAATGAAAAATTCCGCTAAAGAGAAAGGAATCGAAGTAGAAATCGAAGCCTGCCCCGTAGAAAAATTTACAGATAAATTACCTGCATATGATATCTTTCTTTTAGGACCTCAAGTTAGATTTAAGCAAGATGAACTCAATTTAATCGCCAAAGAGCACAATAAACGAGTAGAAGTTATAAACATGATGGACTATGGAACTATGAATGGAAAAAAAGTTCTTGAAGATGCACTAAATCACTTAAAATAA